Proteins encoded within one genomic window of Manis pentadactyla isolate mManPen7 chromosome 4, mManPen7.hap1, whole genome shotgun sequence:
- the LOC118932071 gene encoding LOW QUALITY PROTEIN: divergent paired-related homeobox-like (The sequence of the model RefSeq protein was modified relative to this genomic sequence to represent the inferred CDS: inserted 1 base in 1 codon), with protein MKGCVSLPVTEKQLADLRVPFNKNPHPTSSLEKEMASQMDIHPRVLQVWFKNHRAKLKKGKYKHIQQKQEAEQQQLAEAGVKTSSFKKNMDAPPRCLNSTYPASLVTDHPTPSFQPSICPNVKGPTDHSVGTXFGCCQDPNIYCLHPILESQVFSTSFNSDSFSSSSPQRI; from the exons TTACTGAGAAACAACTGGCAGATCTAAGGGTTCCATTCAATAAGAacccacaccccacctccagcctTGAGAAAGAAATGGCCTCCCAAATGGACATACACCCAAGAGTACTACAGGTTTGGTTCAAGAATCATAGAGCAAAACTCAAGAAGGGCAAATATAAGCATATTCAGCAAAAACAAGAAGCTGAACAACAGCAATTAGCTGAGGCAGGAGTCAAAACCAGCTCCTTCAAGAAGAACATGGATGCACCTCCCAGATGCCTTAACAGCACCTACCCTGCATCTCTGGTTACAGATCATCCAACACCTTCTTTCCAACCCAGCATCTGCCCCAATGTGAAGGGTCCCACAGACCATTCTGTTGGGA TTTTTGGCTGCTGTCAGGATCCTAACATATACTGCCTCCATCCCATCCTGGAATCCCAGGTTTTTTCCACAAGCTTCAATTCTGATTCTTTTAGCTCTTCATCTCCACAAAGAATTTAG